In Leucobacter sp. CX169, a single genomic region encodes these proteins:
- a CDS encoding WhiB family transcriptional regulator, translating into MDWREQAACLTVDPELFFPVGNTGPAVEQIERAKSVCARCTVTELCLQYAMDTGQDSGVWGGLSEDERRALKRRAARARRAS; encoded by the coding sequence ATGGATTGGCGCGAGCAGGCTGCTTGTCTCACAGTAGACCCCGAGCTGTTTTTCCCGGTCGGGAACACCGGCCCCGCGGTCGAGCAGATCGAGCGAGCCAAGTCGGTATGTGCACGTTGCACCGTCACCGAGCTGTGCCTGCAGTACGCAATGGACACCGGGCAGGACTCGGGCGTCTGGGGCGGCCTCAGCGAGGACGAGCGCCGCGCGCTCAAGCGCCGCGCAGCACGCGCACGTCGCGCGTCCTAA
- the bcp gene encoding thioredoxin-dependent thiol peroxidase — protein MTERTILAAGDQAPEFALPDQDGVVHNLSGLRGEKVILFFYPEAMTPGCSIEACDFQESTGALTAAGYRVFGISRDEVEKQRRFADRDGLEYPLLSDPDLAVHHAYGAFGEKNSYGKFVQGVIRSTFIIDENGIITNALYNVKATGHVGRIRKLVGLGAA, from the coding sequence ATGACGGAACGCACGATACTTGCCGCTGGTGACCAGGCCCCGGAGTTCGCCCTCCCCGACCAGGACGGCGTGGTTCACAACCTTTCCGGCCTCCGCGGCGAGAAGGTCATCCTCTTCTTCTACCCCGAGGCGATGACCCCGGGCTGCAGCATCGAGGCGTGCGACTTCCAGGAGTCGACCGGCGCGCTCACCGCCGCCGGGTATCGCGTGTTCGGCATCTCACGCGACGAGGTCGAAAAGCAGCGCCGCTTCGCCGATCGGGACGGCCTTGAGTACCCGCTGCTCAGCGACCCCGACCTCGCCGTGCACCACGCGTATGGCGCGTTTGGCGAGAAGAACAGCTACGGCAAGTTCGTGCAGGGCGTCATCCGCTCGACGTTCATCATCGACGAGAACGGCATCATCACGAACGCGCTCTACAACGTGAAGGCGACGGGCCACGTGGGCCGCATCCGCAAGCTCGTGGGGCTTGGCGCGGCGTAG
- the rsgA gene encoding ribosome small subunit-dependent GTPase A yields the protein MSWLDGGSFDDAEELEDKYEQYDEQHIRARPNPKANRPRTKIRPDRANAEIGMITGVDRGRYTVLMHQNGEGGEPEREIVCARARELAKTSIVTGDRVRIVGDTTGREGTLGRIVEIVERTTLLRRSADDTDRVERVIVANADQMLIVVAAANPEPRVRLVDRYLVAAYDAGLQPILCITKTDLQDPTPFLDQFAALDVPAFLSAPGNEPLEEITQALLGHTTVFVGHSGVGKSTLINALVPSAERATGHVNAVTGRGRHTSSSTVALRLQQGMRTGWVVDTPGVRSFGLGHVTSDGILRGFKDLAELIEDCPRGCTHLEGAPDCELDAAVRDERLDAAGAARVESLRRLLG from the coding sequence ATGAGCTGGCTCGACGGCGGCTCCTTTGACGACGCGGAAGAGCTCGAGGACAAGTACGAGCAGTACGACGAGCAGCACATCCGCGCGCGCCCGAACCCCAAGGCGAACCGGCCCCGCACGAAGATCCGCCCCGACCGCGCGAACGCCGAGATCGGCATGATCACGGGGGTCGACCGCGGCCGCTACACCGTGCTCATGCACCAGAACGGCGAGGGCGGCGAGCCGGAGCGCGAGATCGTGTGCGCCCGCGCCCGCGAGCTCGCGAAGACCTCGATCGTCACGGGCGACCGCGTGCGGATCGTGGGCGACACGACCGGGCGTGAGGGCACGCTCGGGCGCATCGTCGAGATTGTCGAGCGCACAACCTTGCTGCGCCGCAGCGCCGACGACACCGACCGCGTCGAGCGCGTCATCGTCGCGAACGCCGACCAGATGCTCATCGTGGTCGCCGCGGCGAACCCCGAGCCGCGCGTGCGCCTCGTCGACCGCTACCTGGTTGCGGCCTACGACGCCGGCCTCCAGCCGATCCTGTGCATCACGAAGACGGACTTACAGGATCCGACCCCCTTCCTCGACCAGTTCGCGGCGCTCGACGTGCCCGCGTTCCTCTCGGCGCCCGGCAACGAGCCGCTTGAGGAGATCACGCAGGCCCTGCTCGGCCACACCACCGTGTTCGTCGGGCACTCGGGCGTCGGAAAGTCAACCCTCATCAACGCCCTCGTGCCGAGCGCCGAGCGCGCCACCGGCCACGTCAACGCGGTGACCGGCCGCGGCCGGCACACGTCGTCCTCGACCGTCGCACTGCGCCTGCAGCAGGGAATGCGCACGGGCTGGGTCGTCGACACCCCCGGCGTGCGCTCCTTCGGGCTCGGCCACGTAACGAGCGACGGGATCCTGCGCGGGTTCAAGGATCTTGCCGAACTCATCGAGGACTGCCCGCGCGGGTGCACCCATCTCGAGGGCGCGCCCGACTGCGAGCTCGACGCGGCGGTGCGCGACGAGCGGCTTGACGCCGCCGGTGCCGCCCGGGTGGAATCGCTGCGCCGCTTGCTCGGCTAG
- the aroA gene encoding 3-phosphoshikimate 1-carboxyvinyltransferase, producing MLTAKYSRGDEDPGRPSEGGDGEVPAWAAPVATSALSAVVPLPGSKSLTNRELILAALADGPGVLRAPLHSRDSELMIEALRALGTQIDALPDPGPFGPDLRITPADELIGSTTISCGLAGTVMRFVPAVAALALGPTAFDGDPYARRRPMRAVLDALRVLGADIADEGRGALPFTVHGTGGLRGGRVELDASLSSQFVSGLLLSAPRFAEGVHVVHRGERLPSVPHIEMTIATLVARGVTAYSPAEGEWVVEPGPIAAREIEIEPDLSNAAPFLAAALVAGGSVTVPGWPGSTTQVGDQLRRILPEFGATVTLEGDRLTVSGDGTIRAVRLDVPEAGELAPTLVGLAALADGPSEITGIGHIRHHETDRIAALVAEIRRLGGQAEELPDGIAVTPVPLTGARWESYADHRMATTGALIGLRVPGVTIDDIGTTAKTLPEFTQLWDGMLPR from the coding sequence ATGCTGACTGCAAAATATTCCCGAGGTGACGAAGATCCCGGCCGCCCGAGTGAGGGCGGCGACGGCGAGGTGCCCGCATGGGCCGCCCCCGTCGCGACGAGCGCACTGAGCGCGGTCGTGCCGCTGCCCGGCTCGAAGTCGCTGACGAACCGCGAACTCATCCTTGCGGCGTTGGCCGACGGCCCCGGGGTCTTGCGCGCGCCGCTCCACTCGCGCGACTCTGAGCTCATGATCGAGGCCCTGCGCGCCCTCGGCACCCAGATCGACGCGCTGCCGGATCCCGGTCCCTTCGGCCCGGACCTCCGGATCACGCCGGCGGACGAGCTGATCGGCTCGACCACCATCAGCTGCGGCCTGGCCGGGACCGTCATGCGGTTCGTACCGGCCGTCGCGGCGCTCGCGCTCGGCCCCACCGCCTTTGACGGCGACCCCTACGCGAGAAGGCGCCCCATGCGCGCGGTGCTGGACGCGCTGCGCGTGCTCGGCGCGGACATCGCCGACGAGGGCCGCGGCGCCCTCCCCTTCACCGTGCACGGGACGGGCGGGCTGCGCGGCGGGCGCGTCGAGCTCGACGCCTCGCTGTCGAGCCAGTTCGTCTCGGGCCTCTTGCTCTCGGCCCCGCGCTTCGCCGAGGGCGTGCACGTCGTGCACCGCGGCGAGCGGCTGCCGAGCGTGCCGCACATCGAGATGACCATCGCGACGCTCGTCGCGAGGGGCGTCACCGCGTACTCCCCCGCCGAGGGCGAATGGGTCGTCGAGCCCGGGCCGATCGCCGCGCGCGAGATCGAGATCGAGCCCGACCTCTCGAACGCCGCCCCCTTCCTCGCCGCCGCGCTGGTCGCCGGCGGCAGCGTGACCGTGCCCGGCTGGCCCGGCTCGACCACGCAGGTCGGCGACCAGCTGCGCAGGATCCTGCCCGAGTTCGGGGCGACCGTGACCCTCGAGGGCGACCGCCTGACGGTCTCGGGCGACGGCACGATTCGCGCCGTGCGCCTCGACGTTCCCGAGGCCGGCGAGCTCGCGCCGACCCTCGTGGGCCTCGCAGCCCTCGCAGACGGGCCGAGCGAGATCACCGGCATCGGCCATATCCGTCACCACGAGACCGACCGGATCGCGGCCCTCGTCGCCGAGATCCGGCGCCTGGGCGGCCAAGCCGAAGAACTGCCGGACGGCATCGCCGTCACCCCCGTCCCCCTCACGGGCGCGCGCTGGGAGAGCTACGCCGACCACCGCATGGCGACGACGGGCGCCCTCATCGGCCTGCGCGTGCCGGGCGTCACGATCGACGACATCGGCACGACCGCCAAAACGCTGCCGGAGTTCACGCAGCTCTGGGACGGGATGCTCCCCCGATGA
- a CDS encoding sigma-70 family RNA polymerase sigma factor, which produces MSETTQESAAALEARFTRDALPYLDQLYGAAMKMTRNPSDAQDLVQETFLKAFSAFASFAEGTNLKAWLYRIMTNSYINGYRKRQREPYLGVVEELEDWQLGGAESTTATSSRSAEAEAIDRTPSAVITEALGQLSEEFRMAVVLADVEGFSYQEIADMMKTPTGTVMSRLHRGRKQLRQLLAGYAQEQGFAVASPQNAAPQNTEGAAR; this is translated from the coding sequence ATGAGCGAGACCACGCAGGAGTCTGCGGCAGCACTCGAGGCTCGATTTACGAGGGACGCGCTTCCCTACCTGGATCAGCTGTACGGGGCTGCCATGAAGATGACGCGCAACCCCAGTGACGCGCAAGACCTCGTCCAAGAGACATTCCTCAAGGCGTTCTCGGCGTTCGCCTCGTTTGCCGAGGGCACGAACCTCAAAGCCTGGCTGTACCGAATCATGACGAACAGCTACATCAACGGGTACCGCAAGCGCCAGCGCGAGCCATACCTCGGAGTCGTAGAAGAGCTCGAGGACTGGCAGCTCGGCGGGGCGGAATCCACGACGGCGACGTCATCGCGCTCGGCCGAGGCTGAGGCGATCGATCGCACCCCGTCCGCCGTCATCACCGAGGCCCTCGGCCAGCTCTCGGAGGAGTTCCGCATGGCGGTCGTGCTGGCCGACGTCGAGGGGTTCTCGTACCAGGAAATTGCGGACATGATGAAGACCCCGACGGGCACGGTCATGAGCCGCCTGCACCGCGGGCGCAAGCAGCTGCGGCAGCTGCTCGCTGGCTACGCGCAGGAGCAGGGGTTCGCCGTTGCTTCACCACAGAATGCCGCACCACAGAACACGGAAGGAGCGGCGCGATGA
- a CDS encoding zf-HC2 domain-containing protein — translation MTGEIRADAQTGDCGCAKAQENLEEFVRNELCSADFTEVREHIAHCPDCRDEERVSKLLTEAVRRACTEPAPADLRAVILARLSQAHGAE, via the coding sequence ATGACCGGAGAGATCCGCGCCGACGCGCAGACCGGCGATTGCGGTTGCGCCAAGGCCCAAGAGAATCTTGAGGAGTTCGTGCGCAACGAGCTCTGCAGCGCGGACTTCACCGAGGTGCGCGAGCACATCGCGCACTGCCCCGATTGCCGGGACGAAGAGCGCGTCTCGAAGCTGCTCACCGAGGCCGTGCGGCGCGCTTGCACCGAGCCCGCGCCGGCCGACCTCCGCGCCGTCATCCTCGCCCGCCTCAGTCAGGCGCACGGGGCCGAGTAG
- a CDS encoding DUF1684 domain-containing protein, with protein sequence MTHASSPSPGATLTTEVTPERWAQVAGPFGLASLRITQWLDDEARPVDGAPGLWRAEGSCAVGTLSDGGAPEWVLAPGETAEAGGHVLKAHQRDGVIALRVLDPEVASRATLTDIERFDAAPGSWVVTGRFVPSEDGATRTVQSVDGTSRSASLDGTVEIELPGGERANLVVSRDDDGFSLVFADGIARDGGHRFRFLGIGPAVDGVITLDFSGAYLPPCSFSDHYLCPMPAASNRLETAITAGERRVLRAGPIRR encoded by the coding sequence ATGACGCACGCATCCAGCCCATCGCCCGGCGCCACCCTGACGACAGAGGTCACACCCGAGCGCTGGGCGCAGGTCGCGGGTCCGTTCGGACTCGCCTCGCTGCGCATCACGCAGTGGCTGGATGACGAGGCCCGCCCCGTCGACGGCGCGCCGGGGCTCTGGCGCGCCGAGGGTAGCTGCGCGGTGGGTACGTTGTCCGACGGCGGGGCGCCCGAGTGGGTGCTTGCCCCCGGCGAGACGGCCGAGGCGGGCGGGCATGTACTGAAAGCGCACCAGCGCGACGGGGTGATCGCCCTGCGCGTGCTCGACCCAGAGGTCGCCAGCCGCGCCACTCTGACCGATATCGAGCGCTTCGACGCCGCACCGGGCTCGTGGGTCGTTACGGGGCGCTTTGTGCCCTCGGAGGACGGCGCGACGCGCACCGTGCAGAGCGTCGACGGGACCTCGCGTTCGGCGTCGCTCGATGGCACGGTCGAGATTGAGCTGCCGGGTGGCGAGCGAGCGAACCTCGTGGTGTCTCGGGACGACGACGGCTTCTCGCTGGTGTTCGCGGACGGTATTGCCCGGGACGGCGGGCACCGCTTCCGCTTCCTCGGCATCGGCCCCGCAGTAGACGGCGTCATCACGCTCGACTTCTCGGGCGCCTACCTGCCGCCGTGCTCGTTCAGCGACCACTACTTGTGCCCCATGCCGGCGG